TCCTCCACCTGGATCTGGTACCCGGCCTCAGGCCCCTGCTGCTGTCCGAGTTCGACGTCGCGCCCGAGATCGTCCCCACGGCCGAATTCCTCAAGGTGCTGTCAGAACTGTCCGATGCCGCACCGGCGTTCACCGCCCAGCGGGAACAGGACGCTCCGGCGCTGCTGCTCGGTCAGTACCTGTCGGCCATCGACGTCCTGACGCCCGCGGAGGAGGAGGACCTCCATGTACGGATGGTGCGCGGAGCCGTCGAGCTCGGACACCGCCGGATCGTCTTCAAGCCGCACCCCTCCGCGCCGGCCGGCTGGTCACGCGCGCTGGAGATGGAGGCGGAGCGACTGGGAGCAGAACTGACCGTCCTGGACGCTCCCGTCATCGCCGAGGTCGTCTATCAGCGGCTGAACCCGGCGCTCGTCGTCGGCGCGTTCTCGACGGCTCTGCTGACCGCCGCCTCCTTCTACGGCATCCCCGTCGCCCGGATCGGCACGGACACACTGCTCAGCGGTCTGACCCCGTACCAGAACAGCAACCGGGTACCGCTGACCATCGTCGACGCCCTGCTGCCCGATCTGGAGGACCCGGCGGAGGTCTCCGCGTGGGCCCTGCCGGACGAGAACGGCGTCCGGCGGGAGTTCACCGGACTGGTCACCGCCGTCGGCTTCGCGATGCAGCCGAAGATCTACCCGCAGCTGCGCCCGGCGGCCGAGGCGTTCCTGGCCCAGCAGTCCGCGTCCGGCCGGAACCGCTACTTCCGGCGCCGCCGTCTGACGGCACTCGCCCTGCCCGGAGCGCTGCCTCCTCAGTTCGACTTCCTCCCCCGTAACCCCACCGTGCGCAGGTTCGCACGGCAGGCCAGGACCTGGCAGCGTGCGGCGAGCCGCCGCCTGCCGGGGGCGGGCCGGGTCAACGGCAGCTGAAGTCACGCACGACCGTCCGTCTTCCCGGGGGGGGAAGACCGTGGAAGACGTGGAAGGACCACCGAAGTGACAAGCGCGCCGCCCCTGCCTGCCCAGGCACCGATCGACCGCCCGGAACCCCGCCCCGCCGAACGCGGGGGCCGCCTGCGTGCCCTGGACGGGCTGCGCATCCTGGCCGCCCTGATGGTCTGCCTGTACCACTACGCCGGCAAGAACGGCCCGGTGGCCGAGGCCTGGGGGCAGTCGCCGGCGCTGAAGTTCCCCACGCTGTCGTCGTTCGCGACGTACGGCAGTCTCGGGGTGCAGCTGTTCTTCATCATCAGCGGCTTCGTGATCTGCATGAGCAGCTGGGGCAGGGGCCCGGGGGACTTCTTCCGTTCCCGCGTCGCCCGTCTCTACCCCGCCTACTGGGCCGCGATCGTCATCATCACCGCTGCCGCGGTACTGCTGCCGGTGGTGGTCCGGCCGCTGCCGTTGAACGAGCTCCTCGTCAACTTCACCATGCTGCAGCAGCCGATGGGGGTGGACCGGGTACTCGGGGTGTGCTGGACCCTCTGGGTGGAGATGCGGTTCTACCTGCTCTTCGCCGTGTTCGTGGTCTGGCGGGGTGTGACCTACCGCCGGGTGGTCGTCTTCTGCATCGGCTGGATCTTCGCGTCCGTGTTCGCCCGGGTCGTCCAGAGCCCGCTCACCGACGTCCTGGTGATGCGGGACCATGCCCCGTACTTCATCGGCGGCCTGGCCCTCTATCTGATCCACCGCTACGGCAGCGACCTGCTGCTGTGGGGCATCGTGCTGACCAGTTGGCTCCTCGGCCAGCGTTACTCGGTCACGGCCCTCTGGCACCCCGGCATGGAGGGCGACTTCGTACGTTCCCCGTACGTCATCCAGGCGATCGTGACGCTGGCGTTCGTCGCGGTGGCCGCGGTGGCCACGGGCCGGCTCGGCTGGGCGAACTGGCGCTGGCTGACGGTCGCCGGCGCGCTCACCTACCCGTTCTACCTGCTGCACGAACATCTGGGCTGGTTCGCGATCCGCATCATGAACCGCGCGCTGCACCTGCCGCCGCAGGTGACGGTGGTCGCGGCGGTGGCGTCCATGCTCGTCCTGGCCTACCTGCTGCACCGCTTCGTGGAGAAGCCGTTCGGCCCCCGGCTGAAGCGGGCGATGGCGGCCCAGGCGGCGAAGGTCCGGCTGCGGGAGCGGGTGGGCTGAGGGCCGGAGCGGAGCCGGGGAACGCGGCACCCGCTGCGGCCGTACACGGACCACAGCCACTCGCAGGGCGTCGGTTACCGCCCGACGGTGTTCACGTCCGCCCCCCGGCCGCCCGGACCTGCCCTGCACCCACGGTCCTCGGCGCAGGCATCTCTCAGAGCGAAGGCTCTCCGGAGCCAGGAGCGGTTCGTCCGGCCAGCTCCTCGAAGAACGCGTCCACCTCGTGGAGGGAGAGTGGGTCGCAGGCCGCGTGGAAGACGGTTCCGTCGTTCCAAGCGATCATCCACCCTCCCCCTGGAAGATCGCGCCTCACGCGTTCCACGTTCGCGCTCTCCATGTCCGTCTCGCTCACGTCGATCTCGATGTGCCACCCGGGATTGTCCGTCGTGGCCATTCTGATGCCGTATTCGTGCTCCCATTCCCCGTCGCAGTTGGATGCGTACCAGGATGGGATGAAACGCATTCCCTGATGCCCTTCAGGAGCATCCGAGGGGCTTTTCCCAGTCTTCGGGTGCACGCGCGTCGCCGCCGTTCGGTGAGTTGATGTGAGGGGTCGGCACGACTGTGCCATCCGCGTTCGTGTGCTCCGGCCCTTCCAGGTCGAACCGCTTCACGGGTTCGAACGGAGCCGGGTTGCGGGGATTCGTCTGCGGAGCCCACTCGGCGTACTTCTTGATTCGTCCCGTGTCGCCGTGGCGGACGAACGTCGTGTGCGGCCCTTCAGCATCGTAGTTGGGTCGCTGCCCGGGCTTCCGCCCCATATTGTGAACGAGGACGCTTTTGTCACCCGCAGCCACGTAGTACGTGTGGACGCTGTCCACCGAGAGGTTGAAGACCCGCTCCGAGCGCGTGGAGTCGGCGACCTTCGTCACCTGGACCCATGAACCGCCGCCCGTCCGCAGGTACTGGCCCGCTTCGAGTTCGCCGGCGGTGGCCCACTCGCCGAGGGAGGGCGCCCAGAAGGAGTGACCGACGGTCGCGGTGATGACGTCCGTGGCGTCCCCCCGGTCGCCGTCCGTGTCGACCGTCAGATGGACCAGGTGCTTGAGGCCCTCGCCCCTGATCGTGGCCGTGACCTCCTCGTCGGAGGTCTTCCCCGTCGTCGGGTCGGTCGCCTGGACCTCGTCCCCCGCCTCGACCTCCTCGATCGGTCTGCGGGAGCCGTCGGCCATCACCACCTCGGTGCCGGCGACGAAGCTGTTGCCGATGGCGTCCGCGGCCATGCTCGTGCAGGAGACGGCCGTCTCGACGCGGTCGACCGCCGTCTCGACCTGCTCCAGCTTGTCGGCGGCCTTCCCGATGTCGTCCGCGTACTTCGCGGCCTTCGACATCATCCGCCCGGCCTTCGCCGCACGGACCACGCCCGCGCCCGCGCCTCCGAGGACCAGTCCGCCGACGGTGGCCGCGGCCCAGGCACACGCCTCCATGTCGCCCGTGGTGACGCAGGCCTTGATGTCGTTGAAGCCGGTGACCTCACCGACGAAGTTGCCGACGTCCTTGACGCCCTCCCACACCGCGCCCCAGTCGGCGGCGTCCTTGACCGTCTCGACGACCGCCCCGACCTGCTGGGCCACCGCGTCACGGAGCGCGTCGGTCGCCTTCGCGACGTCCTGGATCACGTCCGCCGCGGCGTTGACCAGCATCGCCGGAAGGTTGGGATCGGCCGTGACGATCGCGACGCCGATCGTGATCAGCGGTTTCATCGCGGCGGTGATGGCCGGTATCGGATTGTGCTTCGCCACCTGGGCGGCGAACTGTCTGGCCTTCTTGGTGACCGCCGCTCTCGCCGCGTGGTACGCCTGTCTGGCCTGTGCGGCCTTCTCTCTCGCCCACTCGCGCGTCTGCTTCTCGGCGGACCGGTAGATCTTCTTCCCGTAGTCGACGATCGTCTTGAGGCCGGACTTCCGGTAGAGGTAGTTGACCGCCCTCCCCGCGAAGTCGAGGGCCTTGCTGAGGGCGGCACGGGGGTTGCGGACCGCGTAGACGACCGCGTCCTTGACCCTCTTGGCGGTCTTGTACGCCTTCTTCACGTACTTGTTGTTCTTGATCTTCTTTATGACCTTCGAGCAGAACCCGCAGCTCGGCCAGTGCCCGTCAGGGTCGCTGTAGTCCATGGGCGATCCGGCGCCGTAGGTGTACCGGTTGGCCAGGATCGAGCTGCCGGAGGCGTAGGTGTAGGAGTCGCGCGAATCGAACGCCCCGGTGCCCGGGTCGTACCAGCGGGCTCCCATGTTGACCTGGTCGGTGTCCGGGTCGGTCCAGTCGCCCTGGTAGCCGGCGTTGCCGGTGGTGTCGCCGGCCGTCTCCCCGAAGGGGTCGTAGACCGTGGACGCCGTCAGGGCGGAGGCCGTACCGTCGGTCGCCGACATGTCCCCGACGACGTCGCCGTGTTTGTCGGTGACGGTCAGCTGCGCGTCTCCGGTGCCCTCCAGGACGGAGAGGATCTCGTCCGAGGCCCCGCGCCCGTAGGTGGAGTTGTTGTCCTTGACCGGGTCAGGCGTGAGACCGGCGTAACTGAAGTCCGCGCCGTTGCGGGACGCGACGCGGTCCAGCGAGTCGTAGGTGTACTCGGTACCCGACTCACCCGCCGTCGTCATCCGGTCGAAGGCGTCGAAGGCGAACTCCTCGGTCAGGCCCGAGCTGGTCCGGGAGGCGAGGGTGCCGCGGGCCGTGTGGTCGTAGGTGTAGTCCCCGTCCGACAGCAGCCGGTTGCGCTCGTCGAAGGTGGCGGCCTTCTCACCGTTCCCGGTCCTGTTCCCGCTGTCGTCCCAGCCGTACTCGGTGGTGGTGCCCTCGCTGGTCCAGGAGGTCAGCCGGCCGGCGTCGTCGTAGCCGTAGGTGTTCTCACCCGCGTCGGCCGTACCGGCGGTCTTCTTGCTGGTCAGGTGGTCGTCGCTGTCGTAGCCGTAATCGGTCGAGGCGATGGGCGCACCGGTGGACGTGGACACCGTGTCGGTGTCCAGGCGGCCCAGTTCGTCGTACGTGAACTCGCGTGACTGGCCCGCACCGTAGTCGATCCGATCGACCGCGCCCGAACTGTCGTACCCGTAGTTCTGGGTGCTGCCCGTGAGCGGGTCGGTCGCGGAGGTCAGCTGCCGGCTGGTCCAGCCGAAGCTCGCCGTACCGGCCGCGTCCGTGCGGGAGACGAGCAGGCCGTCGCTGTTGTACGCGTAGGTGGCGTCCCCCGAGGGGCCGGCCGCCTCGAGCAGCGCACCGCGGTCGTCGTACGTGTACGTGTTGTCGCCCCCGGGCGCGGACGCCCGGGTGAGGCGGCCGGCCGCGTCGTACCGGAACGTCCTGGCCGCGGTCTCGGACTCTGCGCCGCTGCCGGTCTCCCCCACGAGCAGCCCGGCCCGGTCGTAGGTGCGTTCCCGGACGACTCCGCCCGGGGCCACGACCTTCACCGGCAGGCCTCCCACGTCGTACGAAGTGGTCCAGGTACGGTCCGCGAGGCCCGGGTCCCTCTCCGTGGCGGGTTCGGTCACGGACTCGGTCAGGCCGAGCGTGTTGAGCGTGTACAGCGTCGCGTTGCCCCGCCCGTCGGTGTAGCGGGTGCGGTTGCCGAGCGCGTCGTAACCGAAGGACGTGGTGATCGACTTCTCGTCGGTCACCGGTTCGCGCTGGCTCGTGAGCCGGCCCAGGGCGTCGTACTCGTAGCTGGTGACGCCGCCCAGCGGGTCGGTGGCCGAGGTCAGGTTGCCGCCGGCGTCGTATCCGTAGGTGACCTCGCGGATCGGGCTGTTGGTGGCGTCGAGGTCGGAGTCCTCGACGAGCCGGCCCAGGGTGTCGTACGTCTTGGCCGAGGTGCGTCCCTGGCCGTCGGTGGTGCGGACCTCACGTCCGCTCATGTCGTAGCCGAGGTGGCTGACCACGTTGCCCGGATCGGTGGCCCGGACCAGCTGTCCGAGCCCGTCGTACACGAAGGTGCTGTCGCCGCCGCCGGGCAGGGTCTGCCGGACGACGTTGCCCGCGTCGTCATAGGTGTTGCGGGTCGTGAACGCCCCCGGCTGTGGCTTGCGTTCGATCTCCGTGCTCGTGACCGGCCGGTCCAGGTCGTCGTAGGTCGTCTCCGCCCGCGCGCCCGTCGGGTCGGTGACCGACAGGAGCTGACCGGTGCGGGTGTACGTGTACGACCACTCGCCGCGTTCGTCGTCCTGGCCGACGGGCACCTTCTTCGAGGTGAGCCTGTTCTGCCGGTCGTAGGTGTAGCTGGTGACGGCGCCGCGCGGGTCGGTGGACTCCACCGTGTTGCCCAGGGCGTCGTAGGCGTAGCCGACACGGGGGGTGACGGCCCGTGCGGCGCCCGGCGCCAGGTAGTCGGGAGCGGTCGCGGTGGATGTCCGGCCCAGCCGGTCGTAGGTGGTGCGGTTGACGTTGCCGAGCGCGTCGACGGACTCGGTGACCGCCCCGAAGGTGTCGTACCCGGTGTAGGTGGTGGGGCGGGACATGGTCGGGGTGGAGGCGGCGGTCTCCGTCAGCACCTCCGGCGCGGTGGTGGACAGCGGCCGGCCGATCTCGTCGTAGGCGTAGTCCGTCCGGTTGCCGCCCGGGTCGGTCACGGACGACACCAGGCCGCGCTGGTCGTAGTCGTAGACGGTGGTCCGGCTCTCGGTGACGCCCTGGACGGTCTCCTGCTCGGCGTTGCCGGCGTCGTCGTAGGTGTAGCGGACGGTCTCCGGCGTCGCGTTGACCGGCCACGGCACGTTGGAGGCGGCGCCGCCGCTGGCGACGGTCTGCACGTTTCCGGCGAGGTCGTAGGTGTACGTGGTGCGGCGGGCCAGGCCGTCGGGGTCGGTGACCTCCGACGTGGTGCGGCCGACCGAGTCGTAGGTGTACGCGGTGACGAGTCTGCCGTTGTTGCCCTTCTCCTCCAGGAGGTTGCCCGCGCCGTCGTAGGTGTTGGCCGACACGACGATGTCCCGCGTGCTGCCGTCGGGGTCGTGGAAGTCCTCCAGCGTCACCGACTTGACCAGGTCGTCGCCGTAGTACCCGTAGGCGATGGTGCGGCCCATCGCGTCGGTGTGCCGGGCGACGCGGCCGGCCATGTCGTACGCGTACGACTGCAGGACCGTGTAGTCGTCGTCCCCGCCGTCGTCGTCCCAGTCGCGCAGCCGGGCTTCGGCCATCGAGCTGCGCGCGGTGTAGGCGTAGTCGAAGTGGTTGCCGTTGGCGTCGACCATCGACGCGCGGTTGCCGAGCGCGTCGTAGGTGTAGGCCGTCTCGCTGCCCTCCGCGTCGGTCACCGTCACCGGACGCCCGTGCTCGTCGTTCTCGAACGTCATGGAGCGCGGCTCGTCTCCCCCGAGCACGTCGCTGACCTCGGTGCCGACGACGTTGCCGTCGGCGTCGTACGAGGTGGTCGTGCGCTGCTGGTGCTTCCGCAGGGTGACGACGTTGGTGGTGGCCGGTTCGGTGGTGGAGACGGTGCGGTTCAGCGCGTCGTAGGTGATGGTCACGGTCTCGCCGGCGGGCCGGGAGTCGGAGACGGTGGTCTCGGTCAGCTTGCGGCCGATCGCGTCGTACGTGAACGAGGTGACCAGGCCGGAGGGTTCGGTGATCTGTGCCAGGTCGCCGCTGCTGAAGTACCGGTAGCGGGTGACCTTGCTCCGCGGGTCGGTCGACGTCAGCGGCAGACCGGTGGGCGTGTTGCCGCCGCCGACCGCGGGCTCGGCCCCCGTCGTGTACGTGTTCCTGACGGTGCCGTTGTCCGGGGAGACCTGCTGGGTGAGCAGACCGCGGGCGTCGTACTTGTACTGCGTGCGGAAGCGGTTGTCCGTGGGGCCGGTGGAGCGGCCGTCCCGTGTCTCGGACGGCTGGTCGGCCCGCAGGTCCAGGTCGCCGGAGGGCGTGGGGTACGTGGTCCAGGCGGTCTGGCAGTCGTCCTTGGCCCGGCACGTGGTCCGGCTGATCACGTTGGAGCGGTCGTCGTAGCCGAGGGTGACCTTGTCACCGGTCTCGCTGACGACACCGGTCTGGTTGCCCTTGTCGTCGTACTCGTAGCTCTGGATCGCGACGCCTTCGACGGGGTGCCGGATGAAGTCCGGCTCACTGCCGCCGTCGCCGGGCGGGTTGGTGCAGAACGACGGGTCCCCCGGGTCCGGTTCGGTGCAGATCTGCTCCGGCGGGTCCTCCGGGCCGGGGGACTCCCCCGGCTCCGGCACGCCCAGCCCCAACGGCGTGCCGTAGCGCAGCATCTGGCCGGTCAGGCCGTCGTACTCGTAGAAGTACGGGGAGTCCGCCGGGTCGTGGACCTCGACCGTGCGGCGGAGGTCCTCGTCGTTGCCGAAGACTGCGGGCCGGCCGATCTTCCAGGTCCCGCCGTTGCTGTCGGTGTACTCCTCGACCCGGTCCCGGGAGACGTCGTACGACACCTCCGAGGCCTTGCGGCCGGAGGGCAGCGTCGTCCCGGTCAGCACGTCCGCGGTGCGGGTGGCCTCGCGGTAGTGGCCGGCGGCCGCCTCGGCTCCCAGCGGGTGGTGGTAGACGGCCACCTCGTCGATGGTGCCGTTGAAGGAGCGCGCTCCGGTGGTGCCCCAGCCCGGCCAGGAGGCCGGGGTCGAGGCGTGGGCCGCTCCGATCTGGTTGTGGGTGAGCTCGCCGGCGACCGGCTGCTTGCCCGTGAGGGTCCCGGACAGCTTCCCGTCGAGGTACAGGGACTGTGTGGAGCCGGACAGGGAGAGCACGGCGTGGTGCCACTGGCCGTCGTTGACGTTCTTGGTGATGTCCGTGATCGGGGACACCGATCCCGTCCAGAACTGGCCGCGCAGCTTCCCGTCGTTGCCGACGTACAGGGCGGGCACACCGACGCCCGGTGCCGTGCCCAGGGCCTTGTCCTGATAACCGATCAGCGGGCCGCCGGTCCCCGCGGCGATGGTCTTGAACCACACCTCGACCGCGGTGTCACGGCTGCGCTTGAGGGTCCCGGCCGGCAGGTCCACACGTGAGCTGGTGCCGTTGAACCTGGCCGCCGTGGACGTGTCACCGCTCAGCGCCCCGCCCTGGGCGAGCGTCACGTCCTTGTAGGTGCCCCGGTCCTTGCCGAGGTTCGTCTCCTTGGCGCTCCCGGCCGCGGTGCCCTCGTCCTCACCCAGCCGCCAGTACGACTCGGGACGGGCGTCGAGCACCCCGGTGGCGTAGTGGCTGCCCTTCCCGTAGCCGTACCGGGTGCATCCGCCGAGCGGGTCGCAGACGCTGTCGAGCACATCGCCGGTGTAGCCGTACGTCCACGTCCGGGCCGCCGCGCCGACGGCGGTGGTGGAGACCCCGGTGACGTGGGAACCGGTCCAGGTGAAGGTCATGGTCCGGCCGCTACGGGCGTGGCGGGCGCTCTGCAGCTTGCCCGACGACCACGTGTAGTTGACGACGTTCGAGGACGCGTCGGTGATCCTGACGAGCAGACCGCCGGTGGAGAAGTCGTAGGTGGTCCCCGACTTGTCCTGGAAGGCGTAGGTGTTGGCGGTGGCGTCGTACGTGAGCTTGGCGTAGCGGCCCGGCGGCGGGGCGAAGGTGCCGTCGGCGTTCCTGCCGAACCGGACGTCCTGGCCGTCGGGGTAGCGGAGCACGACATTGCCGCTGCCGTCGTTGTCAGGGGTGATCCTCATGTCGTACCGGGTGGTCCAGCCCGCGCCGAACGCGAGGTCGCGCCGGGGGTCGAGGCTGTTGTACGTACGGACGAGTGTGAGGGCGGGGCCGACGGCGCTGATCGAGGCGTCGACGGCCGAGGTGGTGAAGTTGCCGACGTTCGGATCGAACTCCTGGCCCTGTGCCTGGGACAGCCGCGAGGTGATCTCGGGCTGCGGGACCGCCGCGATCAGGGCGACCTGGGCGGTGGGCACCTCGTTGGACGCGTCCTTGACGAAGCCCCGCCACAGATAGGTCGTGCCCCATTTCAGGCGTCCGGCCGGTACCGGGTAGGCAGAGGCCGTCTGGTACGCGGAGGTGGTGCACGCGACGGGCTTGCCGTCCTTGTCCGCCTCGCAGATCTCGTACTTGTACTGGAGGGACGACCCGGGCAGGGCATCGATGTCGACACCGCTCGCCCACAGCTGCGGGGTCAGGGTCTGTGCCTGGTATCCGTTGGGCGGGAACTGCTCCTTGACCACGGGGGCGATGTCGAAGACCTGGAGGGTGAGCCTTCCGGGCGGCACCTGTTCGTCCGTGAACACCTTGCCGCCGGTGCGGACCATGGTGAAGTCCAGCATGTACGCGCCCGGTGGCAGGGCCTTGATCGTCGCCTCCACCGTGGCCGTGGACCCACGCGCCACATTGCCGCCCAGGTTGGCGGTGCGCTGCTGCGTGACCAGGTGGCCCTTGGCGTCGTAGGCCCGGTAGGCGAGGTAGTAGGTGCTCGGTGTCCAGGTCTCCGCACCCTTGTTGGTGACCTTGACCTTGACCTTGCCGGCCTGGTTCTGGAGGACCGGCGGGTCGGGGACGGGGCTCGGGAAGGAGTAGGTGGCGCTGTACGGGGAGTGCGTGACGAAGAGCTTCGGCGGGTTGGCGGTGGCGTGCCCGGTGAACCTCTTGAACGCGAGGGTGTCCGTGGGTGAGGCGCGCAGCGACAGGCCGTAGTTCGGCTGGGTGCCGTCGACCCAGCGCTGGACCAGGTCGCGGCCGCCCTTGCCGAGGTCGAGGAGCGCACCGGCGGTGGGACAGGCCGAGCTGGACGCCCCGAGGGCGACGTGGCCGTAGGCGAACGACCTGGAGGTGAGCGCGCCGGCCACCGAAGGCCCGGGGTAGGCCGTGCCTGTGCCTTCTGTCCAGGAGCCGGTGACCGGGTGGACGGAGACCGCCCGGGGTCGGCACGATCCCGAGTCGTAGTTCACGACCTGGAGCTGGGCGCCGAAGATGCGGTGGTGGCTCAGCTCCTCGTCGAGTCCCGGGAAGCCGAGGAAGGAGTACGTCGCACCGGTCGTGCTCCTGCCGACCTGGAGCTCGCTCGACCCGACGACGGACGGCCCGCCGTCCCGCACGTACATCGAGGTCGAGGCGGAGGTGGCGTCGACGGAGGGGTCGAGCCGCACCGGGTAGGCGCGGCCGGGTTCGGCGAGCCAGGCGGCGTCCGCGCTCACCCGGAGCGTCTGCCGGCCGCCGTCCTCCCGCAGTTCGTACCGCACGGCCCGGGAGGTCGCGCCTGCTGCGTCCTCCATGAAGCCGGCCGGGATGACCGCCTTCGTGCGGCCCTCGGTGTCCGCGAGGACGACCGCGCCGTCCTCGGTGCGGGCCGTCAGGCCCTGGAGTGCGAGGGGAAAGTCGAACTGCGTGGGGGCTTCGGCAGACCGCAGAACGATCGTTTCCTTGACCCCGCCCGCCTGGGAGTCGAGCCACAGGTCGGTGTCCGGCAGGACCTGCTCGTAGGTGACACGGCTGCCCTCCGCCTTCCCCGCGGCCGCCCCGGCGCCGTCGAGTGCGTAACCGAAGCGCTCGCCGGAGGCGAGGGTGAGGGTGACGAGCCGCTCGTCGTCCGCCCGGTCCGCGAGGTCGAGGCCGACGGCGTCGGCCCTGTTGGTCCAGCCGCCGTCCTGTTCGGCGAGTCCGGTCCGGATGGGCTGCCAGGTCCCTTCCCTGTCGCGGTAGTTGACGGGCGAGGTGGACACCTCGCTGGTGAGGGTGCCGTCCTCGTTGGCGTACGTGCGGCTGTGCGCGTCGCGTTCGGCGACGATCTCCTCGCTGGTGTCCGGGTCGAAACCCTCCACTTCCGGCGTGGGTGCCGTGGTGACCTTCACGGCGTTGGGGCGGGCGGAAGGACGTGCCGCCGGCGGCGGGGTGACCGGGTACTCGGCGCGCAGCGTCCGCGGCGCCCGGGTGTTGGCCCCGGCGTCGGCCTCGTGGCTGCGCCCTTCCGCGCTGCCCCAGCGCTGCCCGGGGCCCTCGGCCGCGGGGAGCCGTTCGGGGAAGAGCGGGAAACCCGCCCCCGCCACGGCCACCGCGCCCACCGCGAACGTCACGAGCAGGGCCAGGGCCACGGTCCTGCCCCACAGACCCCGCACCAGTCGGGGCATCAGGAAGCCGCGCACGATTTTCTGGTACGACAGCACGGATCCCCCAAGTACGTGACGCCACGGACCTGTTGATGCTGGGGCCACTGATCTCCGTGTGTCGAGACCGGCACACATTGTTCATGTACACGCCATTTTGAAGCGTTTCTTCTTCATGCTTTCGCTACCGCACCGTTCACCCGCGTCCGCCTAGCGTCCAGCAGCATGACCTCAGACATGTCCCGTACCGCTCCTCGGTGGATCGCGGCGGCCACCGCCGTGGCCGCCTCGTTCCCCCTGCTCGTCGCCCTGCCCGGAACGGCGCACGCTGCCGAGGCCGCCGCCTGCACCACGACAGGCCCCACCTACGCGGTCGACTCGGCGGGCAAACTGCTGCGCGCCGACATGCCCAC
The DNA window shown above is from Streptomyces sp. Alt3 and carries:
- a CDS encoding Imm53 family immunity protein translates to MAQSCRPLTSTHRTAATRVHPKTGKSPSDAPEGHQGMRFIPSWYASNCDGEWEHEYGIRMATTDNPGWHIEIDVSETDMESANVERVRRDLPGGGWMIAWNDGTVFHAACDPLSLHEVDAFFEELAGRTAPGSGEPSL
- a CDS encoding acyltransferase family protein, with amino-acid sequence MTSAPPLPAQAPIDRPEPRPAERGGRLRALDGLRILAALMVCLYHYAGKNGPVAEAWGQSPALKFPTLSSFATYGSLGVQLFFIISGFVICMSSWGRGPGDFFRSRVARLYPAYWAAIVIITAAAVLLPVVVRPLPLNELLVNFTMLQQPMGVDRVLGVCWTLWVEMRFYLLFAVFVVWRGVTYRRVVVFCIGWIFASVFARVVQSPLTDVLVMRDHAPYFIGGLALYLIHRYGSDLLLWGIVLTSWLLGQRYSVTALWHPGMEGDFVRSPYVIQAIVTLAFVAVAAVATGRLGWANWRWLTVAGALTYPFYLLHEHLGWFAIRIMNRALHLPPQVTVVAAVASMLVLAYLLHRFVEKPFGPRLKRAMAAQAAKVRLRERVG
- a CDS encoding polysialyltransferase family glycosyltransferase, which gives rise to MSGRRSTQLFFACSQYAAATVTAAIRAGLFGPRDEHRRLLVVSDTSYAPEVGTPLDRMDGFECLRPEFDTVISWNDFISPFHPAGWFPRDQDTLLWERYLRLAWDLGDGPVEIACESIQANPSSAVAKIFSESPVHVYADGLMSYGPTRSKIDPLIGTRVQRLLHLDLVPGLRPLLLSEFDVAPEIVPTAEFLKVLSELSDAAPAFTAQREQDAPALLLGQYLSAIDVLTPAEEEDLHVRMVRGAVELGHRRIVFKPHPSAPAGWSRALEMEAERLGAELTVLDAPVIAEVVYQRLNPALVVGAFSTALLTAASFYGIPVARIGTDTLLSGLTPYQNSNRVPLTIVDALLPDLEDPAEVSAWALPDENGVRREFTGLVTAVGFAMQPKIYPQLRPAAEAFLAQQSASGRNRYFRRRRLTALALPGALPPQFDFLPRNPTVRRFARQARTWQRAASRRLPGAGRVNGS